One region of Calditerricola satsumensis genomic DNA includes:
- the spoIIID gene encoding sporulation transcriptional regulator SpoIIID: MHDYIKERTLKIGRYIVETRNTVRTIAKKFGVSKSTVHKDLTERLPEINPELANQVKEILEYHKSIRHIRGGEATKIKYKGKGEKKQQGTDAQAQSRS, from the coding sequence GTGCACGATTACATCAAGGAGCGAACCCTCAAGATCGGGCGCTACATTGTGGAAACCCGAAACACGGTTCGCACCATTGCCAAAAAGTTCGGCGTATCGAAAAGCACCGTGCACAAGGATTTAACCGAGCGCCTACCGGAGATCAATCCCGAGCTGGCCAATCAAGTGAAGGAAATCCTCGAATACCACAAGTCCATTCGCCACATTCGCGGAGGGGAAGCGACCAAGATCAAGTACAAGGGCAAAGGGGAAAAGAAGCAGCAGGGAACGGACGCCCAGGCGCAAAGCCGATCGTGA
- a CDS encoding PIN domain-containing protein has product MRRIEKLVVDANVLLSIVIGGKGARRVVNHPCAPILYATPDVHKEVEEYIPVFSENKKLKKKGLTLNHLYSVWAFVPVRIAQAPKESEAWDVAKRYLGNRDPDDIPTAALALYLNCPIWSQDKDFDEIRSFLQIYNTGQLIDLLDTLLFEEEC; this is encoded by the coding sequence TTGAGGCGCATCGAAAAACTCGTTGTTGATGCCAATGTCCTTTTGTCCATTGTGATTGGGGGCAAAGGTGCACGAAGGGTCGTCAATCACCCTTGTGCACCGATTCTTTATGCAACTCCGGATGTACATAAAGAAGTAGAGGAGTATATTCCTGTTTTTTCAGAAAATAAAAAACTTAAAAAGAAGGGTTTAACTTTGAACCATCTTTATTCCGTATGGGCGTTTGTTCCAGTGCGTATAGCTCAAGCGCCAAAGGAGAGCGAGGCATGGGACGTAGCGAAGCGTTATTTAGGCAACCGTGATCCCGATGATATTCCAACCGCAGCGCTTGCTCTTTATCTAAACTGTCCCATCTGGAGTCAAGATAAAGATTTTGATGAAATACGATCATTTTTGCAAATTTATAATACAGGGCAGTTGATTGATTTGCTTGATACATTATTATTTGAGGAAGAATGTTAA
- a CDS encoding M23 family metallopeptidase: MDKQTNQTPLSQTDVKTTAQAPSRWKAFLKKKWTFPALYLVAAALILALIVWYPNPDSYVIDEGKEQGEGGVEVTGPQHPTAQEPGETVPVNAPTQLSWPVPAGVSVSVVRGFFDDKADKAAQASALVKFDNTYRPNTGIDLATADKKPFDVLAAADGTVTRVEKDPLVGYVVEIRHNDKLTTVYMSLEDVKVASGAQVKKGDVIGKAGRSALEKELGPHLHFEVRENGEAVNPQKYLTQAGQPS, encoded by the coding sequence ATGGATAAGCAAACGAATCAAACCCCCCTGTCCCAGACGGACGTCAAAACGACGGCCCAGGCGCCGTCGCGGTGGAAAGCCTTTTTGAAGAAGAAGTGGACGTTCCCGGCGCTGTACCTCGTCGCGGCCGCTCTCATCCTGGCCCTCATCGTGTGGTATCCGAACCCGGACAGCTACGTGATCGACGAGGGCAAGGAGCAGGGCGAAGGCGGCGTCGAGGTGACGGGTCCGCAGCATCCGACGGCCCAGGAGCCGGGCGAAACGGTGCCGGTGAACGCCCCGACGCAGCTTTCGTGGCCGGTTCCGGCGGGCGTGTCCGTGTCGGTGGTGCGCGGCTTCTTCGACGACAAGGCCGACAAAGCGGCACAAGCCAGCGCCCTGGTCAAGTTTGACAACACCTATCGCCCGAACACGGGCATCGACCTGGCCACGGCCGACAAGAAGCCCTTTGATGTCCTCGCCGCAGCCGACGGCACCGTGACGCGGGTGGAGAAGGATCCCCTCGTCGGCTACGTCGTCGAAATCCGCCACAACGACAAGCTGACCACTGTCTACATGAGCCTCGAGGACGTCAAGGTGGCGAGCGGGGCCCAGGTGAAGAAGGGCGACGTCATCGGCAAGGCCGGGCGAAGCGCGCTGGAGAAGGAGTTGGGCCCGCACCTCCATTTCGAGGTTCGCGAAAACGGCGAAGCGGTCAATCCGCAAAAGTACCTCACGCAAGCCGGCCAACCGTCGTAA
- the spoIID gene encoding stage II sporulation protein D, with protein sequence MAHRRSTRLWRVRSHRFRAPDRVPAYARRSEVALPLRRLRWWRGIRRIAAVLVSRQAFLVALAFVATAMLVLVFPAALVLVWGPGSAEWGAPATKRSSSLTPHPVAFDVRVYRAQANRVDTVPLEDYVAGVVAAEMPAEFELEALKAQALAARTFVVHRLLQDPKPPVPGNAHVTDTVQDQVYRDPRELRAAWGADFAWKWARIRRAVEETAGLILTYDGEPILAAFFSTASGKTESAADYWGRPLPYLRSVPSPWDEASPRFRQTVTFPWSEFTRKMGLSDLPYPGEKRSDWAAVERTTAGGNVAEVRFGNRRFTGREVRERLGLPSTHFSWTVADGKIVFHTRGYGHGVGMSQWGAQGMARSGKTAEEILQHYYRGVRIEPAARWLNGRNGAQPARAS encoded by the coding sequence ATGGCGCACCGGCGGTCGACCCGCCTGTGGCGCGTTCGTTCGCATCGGTTCCGCGCGCCGGACCGCGTGCCGGCCTATGCCCGCCGGTCGGAGGTGGCGCTTCCGCTTCGGCGGCTGCGCTGGTGGCGGGGGATCCGGCGCATTGCGGCGGTGTTGGTCTCCCGGCAGGCGTTCTTGGTCGCGCTGGCGTTTGTCGCGACCGCGATGCTCGTGCTCGTGTTTCCCGCTGCGCTGGTGCTCGTCTGGGGCCCCGGCTCGGCGGAATGGGGGGCCCCCGCGACGAAACGTTCGTCCAGCCTCACGCCCCATCCCGTCGCCTTTGATGTCCGCGTGTACCGCGCCCAGGCGAACCGCGTCGATACGGTGCCGCTGGAAGACTACGTGGCCGGGGTGGTGGCGGCGGAAATGCCGGCGGAGTTTGAGCTGGAGGCGCTCAAGGCCCAGGCCCTCGCCGCGCGCACCTTTGTCGTTCATCGGCTGCTGCAGGATCCGAAGCCGCCGGTTCCCGGCAATGCCCACGTCACCGACACCGTTCAGGACCAGGTCTACCGCGATCCGAGGGAGCTGCGTGCCGCCTGGGGGGCGGATTTTGCGTGGAAGTGGGCGCGCATCCGCCGGGCCGTAGAGGAGACGGCGGGGCTCATCCTCACCTACGACGGCGAGCCGATCTTGGCCGCCTTTTTCTCGACGGCCAGCGGGAAGACGGAAAGCGCCGCCGACTACTGGGGCCGGCCGCTTCCGTACCTCCGCAGCGTCCCGTCGCCGTGGGACGAGGCGAGCCCCCGCTTCCGCCAAACGGTCACCTTCCCCTGGTCAGAATTTACGCGCAAAATGGGACTTTCAGACCTTCCCTACCCGGGAGAGAAGCGGTCCGATTGGGCGGCGGTTGAGCGCACCACGGCGGGCGGGAACGTGGCCGAGGTGCGCTTCGGGAACCGGCGCTTCACCGGGCGGGAGGTGCGCGAGCGGCTGGGATTGCCCTCGACGCATTTTTCATGGACCGTCGCCGACGGGAAGATCGTCTTTCACACCCGGGGGTACGGGCACGGCGTCGGCATGAGCCAGTGGGGGGCGCAGGGCATGGCGCGCTCCGGCAAGACGGCGGAGGAAATCCTGCAGCACTATTACCGCGGCGTGCGCATCGAGCCGGCGGCGCGTTGGCTGAACGGACGGAACGGCGCCCAGCCGGCGCGCGCGTCGTAA
- a CDS encoding HepT-like ribonuclease domain-containing protein, whose amino-acid sequence MKDRDRLWHILEAIERIEKYLVYGEEQFRQSELIQTWIVHHLQIIGEAVRMLSKSFRDAHPEVEWNKIIGMRNILVHEYFGIDSDIVWRVVNTELPNLKKKVKTFIQEVSESKDGE is encoded by the coding sequence GTGAAGGATCGCGACCGACTTTGGCATATCCTTGAAGCCATTGAGCGAATTGAGAAATATTTGGTGTACGGAGAGGAGCAATTTCGCCAGAGTGAGTTAATCCAAACCTGGATCGTGCATCACCTCCAGATCATCGGCGAAGCGGTGCGGATGTTATCCAAATCGTTCCGTGACGCGCATCCTGAAGTCGAATGGAACAAAATAATCGGAATGCGTAACATTCTTGTGCACGAATACTTTGGAATTGATTCGGACATTGTGTGGCGCGTGGTGAACACGGAGTTGCCGAATTTGAAGAAGAAAGTAAAAACATTTATCCAAGAAGTTTCTGAATCGAAAGATGGTGAATGA
- a CDS encoding nucleotidyltransferase family protein: MNPAEVLRSRRDEILRICDKYGAKNVRVFGSVARGEADENSDIDLLVELEPDRSLFDLGGLWHDLNETLGVKVEVFTVKSLRDAVRERALREAVPL; encoded by the coding sequence ATGAATCCGGCCGAAGTGCTTCGATCTCGCCGTGATGAAATCTTGCGCATTTGTGACAAGTATGGCGCGAAAAACGTACGTGTTTTCGGTTCAGTTGCGCGAGGCGAGGCGGATGAAAACAGCGATATTGACCTGCTTGTTGAACTGGAACCTGATCGCAGTTTGTTTGACCTAGGCGGTTTATGGCATGACTTGAACGAAACACTGGGTGTAAAAGTCGAAGTGTTTACCGTTAAGAGCTTGCGTGATGCGGTACGCGAACGCGCGCTAAGGGAGGCCGTACCCTTGTGA
- the murA gene encoding UDP-N-acetylglucosamine 1-carboxyvinyltransferase: protein MDKIIVRGGNRLTGRVRIHGAKNAVLPIIAATILGTTGKSVIHETPALDDVYTISDVLRHLGAQVTFFGDRLVVDATSLDGYEAPYELVRKMRASFLVMGPLLARLGRARIALPGGCAIGSRPIDQHLKGFEAMGASIEMGHGFVEARVHGRLKGTRIYLDVPSVGATENIMMAATLAEGTTVIENAAMEPEIVDLATFLNAMGARVRGAGTGTIRIDGVEALHGTTHTVIPDRIEAGTFMVAAAITRGNVLVEGAIYDHVRAVAAKLSEMGVYVEEEDGGIRVVAEGRLRPVDVKTLPYPGFPTDMQAQMMALLAVTEGTSTVTETVFENRFMHVEELKRMNAQIRIEGRSAIIDGVPRLSGAKVCATDLRAGAALVLAGMAADGETEVTGLHHIDRGYVDLVGKLRRLGADIARVSEPDAAAPSTRAYPHLA, encoded by the coding sequence TTGGATAAGATTATCGTCCGCGGAGGCAATCGACTCACCGGTCGCGTTCGGATTCATGGCGCGAAAAATGCCGTCCTGCCGATCATCGCCGCGACCATCTTGGGAACGACGGGGAAGAGCGTCATTCACGAAACGCCGGCCCTCGATGACGTGTACACGATCAGCGACGTGCTTCGCCACTTGGGCGCGCAGGTGACGTTTTTCGGCGATCGCCTGGTGGTCGACGCGACGTCGCTTGACGGATACGAGGCGCCCTACGAGCTGGTGCGCAAGATGCGGGCGTCGTTTTTGGTGATGGGCCCCCTATTGGCCCGGCTGGGTCGCGCGCGGATTGCCCTGCCCGGCGGGTGCGCCATCGGCAGCCGCCCCATCGACCAGCACTTGAAGGGCTTTGAAGCGATGGGCGCGTCGATCGAGATGGGACACGGGTTTGTCGAGGCGCGCGTCCACGGCCGGCTCAAAGGGACGCGGATTTACCTCGACGTGCCCAGCGTCGGGGCAACGGAGAACATCATGATGGCGGCTACGCTGGCCGAAGGCACGACGGTGATCGAGAATGCGGCCATGGAGCCGGAGATCGTCGATCTGGCCACCTTCCTCAACGCCATGGGCGCCCGGGTGCGCGGGGCGGGCACCGGCACCATCCGCATCGACGGGGTCGAGGCCCTGCACGGGACGACGCACACGGTGATTCCCGACCGCATCGAGGCGGGAACGTTCATGGTCGCGGCGGCCATCACGCGCGGCAACGTGCTGGTCGAAGGCGCCATCTACGACCACGTGCGCGCGGTGGCGGCGAAGCTGTCGGAGATGGGCGTGTACGTCGAAGAAGAGGACGGCGGCATTCGCGTCGTGGCCGAGGGCCGCTTGCGCCCGGTCGACGTGAAAACGCTGCCGTATCCCGGTTTTCCGACGGACATGCAGGCCCAGATGATGGCCCTGCTCGCCGTAACGGAAGGGACCAGCACGGTGACGGAGACGGTCTTTGAGAACCGCTTCATGCACGTGGAAGAATTGAAACGGATGAACGCGCAGATCAGGATCGAGGGCCGGTCGGCCATTATCGACGGTGTGCCGCGCCTCAGCGGGGCGAAGGTGTGCGCCACCGACCTCCGCGCCGGAGCCGCCCTTGTTTTGGCCGGGATGGCGGCCGACGGCGAGACGGAAGTGACGGGCTTGCACCACATCGACCGCGGGTACGTCGACCTGGTGGGCAAGCTTCGCCGCCTCGGGGCCGACATCGCGCGCGTGTCGGAACCCGATGCGGCCGCCCCCTCCACCCGCGCCTATCCGCATTTGGCGTGA
- a CDS encoding YwmB family TATA-box binding protein yields MGKAWGKAVTAALMGWALALFLAGWAGRDTGGTENVQRLWDAAASAGVAPREVTLHAYRQVDAGTRADRPEALLARFQQRVIPTARMTVTPLVRHEWAGLRATAEPEKGVTVHVVALEGPGGARVVTVNWTRQALRAADVRRDAQRLSAWLAAEGLPAHLDIALRGEWTGKGQGDLREAATAAVLRALRATVVEAAVDDAMYSVSGTSPLLFGGVRTGGGEMNVQVAASRPQGDGGVGVTVGTPLIFVEY; encoded by the coding sequence ATGGGGAAGGCATGGGGGAAAGCCGTCACAGCCGCGCTGATGGGGTGGGCCCTGGCGCTTTTCTTGGCCGGGTGGGCCGGTCGCGACACCGGAGGGACAGAAAACGTCCAACGCCTGTGGGACGCGGCCGCATCCGCCGGCGTCGCCCCGCGCGAGGTGACGCTGCATGCGTACCGGCAGGTGGACGCTGGAACGCGCGCGGACCGTCCGGAAGCGCTGCTGGCGCGCTTTCAGCAGCGGGTGATCCCCACGGCCCGGATGACCGTCACGCCCCTTGTCCGGCACGAATGGGCGGGACTGCGTGCCACGGCCGAGCCGGAGAAGGGCGTTACGGTTCACGTCGTGGCCCTGGAAGGTCCCGGCGGCGCGCGCGTGGTGACGGTGAACTGGACGCGCCAGGCGCTCCGGGCGGCGGATGTGCGCCGCGACGCGCAGCGCCTGTCCGCGTGGCTTGCCGCCGAAGGGCTTCCGGCGCACCTCGACATCGCGCTGCGCGGTGAATGGACGGGGAAGGGGCAGGGCGACCTCCGCGAGGCGGCGACGGCGGCCGTGTTGCGTGCGCTGCGGGCAACGGTCGTCGAAGCCGCTGTGGACGACGCGATGTACAGCGTTTCCGGAACCAGCCCGCTGCTTTTTGGGGGTGTGCGGACCGGGGGCGGGGAGATGAACGTTCAGGTGGCCGCTTCCCGTCCCCAAGGCGATGGCGGGGTGGGGGTCACCGTCGGAACCCCCCTCATCTTCGTCGAATACTAA
- a CDS encoding DUF1146 family protein, translated as MGNDMGLNALVNIVLSLACIGLAWWALQAVKWDLFLRRPDSPQAKLLIVFLALLVGSNVAAFLADYLGWSLLLHTLFS; from the coding sequence GTGGGGAACGACATGGGCCTCAACGCGTTGGTGAACATCGTGCTCTCGCTGGCGTGCATCGGCCTGGCGTGGTGGGCCCTGCAAGCGGTGAAGTGGGATCTGTTTCTCCGCCGTCCGGACAGCCCCCAGGCCAAGCTGCTCATCGTGTTTCTGGCGCTCCTCGTGGGTTCGAACGTGGCCGCGTTTTTGGCCGATTACCTCGGGTGGTCGCTCCTGTTGCACACCCTCTTTTCGTGA
- the nuoN gene encoding NADH-quinone oxidoreductase subunit NuoN: protein MDEAMKNVLDWNWGAMAPELVILGAATLLALLDLLLPADRDRRPLAWLGLAGILVAAFFVWRNVHAEPTHILYDMYRVDDFANAFKLVFLAGAAFALLLAVADVGPGGEASGGAKAIRDRGEYFYLFLTALLGAMMLASAADLIVLFVGLEVLVLSSYILVALRRRYLPAVEGAFKYVVNGGIASAITLYGMSFLYGLTGSTNLFAVGEGLRDAYVSGNDYLVYVAFFLLVVGVAFKIAAAPFHMWAPDVYQGAPTPVTAFLGVVSKAAGFALLLRLLLTVFLGLSNPLDGTPLLFSELSPYVGAVAAASMIIGNTVALRQTNVKRMMAYSSIAHAGYLLVPVAALTPMVFSQMVFYLVAYLFMTMGAFAVIQLVARARGSEDLRAFAGLFRRAPLLASAMTLFLLSLAGLPLTAGFIGKFYLFLSAVGREMYALAAIMVLTSVVSFVYYFAVIRQMFLRTGEEDGAAVRVPPTVGTVIALSAAGTVLLGLLPDPALDLLAHTFAFAEMFMPLTD, encoded by the coding sequence ATGGACGAAGCGATGAAAAACGTGCTCGACTGGAACTGGGGCGCGATGGCCCCTGAGCTGGTCATCCTCGGTGCGGCCACGCTGCTCGCGCTTCTCGACCTGCTCCTGCCCGCTGACCGCGACCGCCGCCCGCTGGCCTGGCTGGGGCTGGCCGGCATTCTCGTTGCCGCCTTCTTCGTGTGGCGGAACGTGCACGCCGAGCCGACGCACATCCTGTACGACATGTACCGGGTGGACGACTTCGCGAACGCCTTCAAGCTCGTCTTCCTGGCCGGCGCGGCCTTTGCCCTGCTCCTCGCGGTGGCCGACGTTGGGCCGGGCGGGGAAGCGAGCGGTGGCGCGAAGGCGATCCGCGACCGCGGCGAGTATTTCTACCTGTTCCTCACGGCCCTCCTGGGGGCGATGATGCTCGCCTCGGCGGCCGACCTGATCGTGCTGTTCGTCGGCCTCGAGGTGTTGGTCCTGTCGTCGTACATCCTCGTCGCCCTGCGCCGGCGCTACCTGCCGGCGGTGGAAGGGGCCTTCAAGTATGTCGTGAACGGCGGCATCGCCTCGGCGATCACCCTCTACGGCATGTCCTTCCTCTACGGGCTGACCGGCTCGACCAACCTCTTTGCGGTCGGGGAGGGCCTTCGCGACGCCTACGTGAGCGGGAACGACTACCTCGTGTACGTGGCCTTCTTCCTCCTCGTGGTCGGCGTGGCCTTCAAGATCGCTGCCGCGCCGTTCCACATGTGGGCCCCCGACGTATACCAGGGCGCGCCGACGCCGGTGACCGCCTTCTTGGGCGTCGTGTCCAAGGCCGCCGGCTTCGCCCTCCTCCTGCGCCTGCTCCTGACGGTGTTTCTCGGCTTGTCCAACCCGCTGGACGGCACGCCGCTTTTGTTCTCCGAGCTGAGCCCGTACGTCGGCGCCGTCGCCGCGGCGTCGATGATCATCGGCAACACCGTCGCCCTGCGCCAGACCAACGTCAAGCGCATGATGGCCTACTCGAGCATTGCCCACGCCGGGTACCTCCTCGTGCCCGTCGCCGCGCTGACGCCGATGGTGTTCAGCCAGATGGTGTTCTACCTCGTCGCCTACCTGTTCATGACCATGGGCGCCTTTGCCGTGATCCAGCTCGTCGCCCGCGCGCGCGGCTCGGAAGACCTGCGCGCCTTTGCCGGCCTCTTTCGCCGCGCGCCCCTTTTGGCGTCGGCGATGACGCTGTTCCTTCTGTCGCTGGCCGGGCTGCCCCTTACCGCCGGATTCATCGGGAAGTTCTACCTCTTCCTCAGCGCCGTGGGCCGCGAGATGTATGCGCTGGCGGCGATCATGGTCCTGACCAGCGTGGTGTCCTTCGTGTATTACTTTGCCGTGATCCGGCAAATGTTCTTGCGCACCGGGGAGGAGGACGGCGCGGCCGTGCGCGTCCCGCCGACGGTGGGGACGGTCATCGCCCTCTCGGCGGCGGGAACGGTGCTGCTGGGCCTTCTGCCCGATCCCGCCCTCGATCTCCTCGCCCACACCTTCGCCTTCGCCGAGATGTTTATGCCGCTGACCGACTAG
- a CDS encoding complex I subunit 4 family protein yields the protein MNGHLLTLLTFSPLVGVLALLVVPRGQTALIRAIGVLATLVPLALSFVLYANFAPEGGLQFAEKVRWFSIPVGNMAFPVDYEVGVDGLSLPLVLLTTLVTAMAAAASVHVRQNLKTYFVCFLLLEVGMLGVFTSQNLFLFFLFFELTLIPMFFLISKWGYLEREKAALHFLVYNGVGSALLFLAILTLFVRVGDLSFTRVAKALTQGAPLPLLSDTLALVLFVLLVVAFGVKLPLFPFHTWMLRVHVQAPPPVVMLHSGIQLKMGAYGLLRMGVGFFPEVAAKLATLLAVWGLVNVLYGAVLALVQRDLKRVFAYSSISHMGIVLLGLAAMNATGFTGAVFQAVSHGFISALLFLLVGVIWERTGTSTVTEMGGLAKSMPVASGMLLAAAMASLGLPGMSGFISEFLAFLGLFRVQPALAAVGALGIVLAAAYLLRAVLRTTFGPTPEHLAGLRDATAVEVVPMLVLLAFIVLLGVWPAVLGDVLHHAVQTLAAALPGRIGG from the coding sequence ATGAATGGGCACCTGCTGACGCTCTTGACCTTTTCGCCCCTTGTTGGGGTTCTGGCCCTGCTTGTCGTGCCGCGCGGCCAAACGGCCCTGATTCGCGCCATCGGCGTGCTGGCCACCCTCGTGCCGCTGGCCCTCTCCTTTGTGCTGTACGCGAACTTTGCGCCGGAGGGCGGGCTGCAGTTTGCCGAGAAGGTGCGCTGGTTTTCCATCCCGGTGGGGAACATGGCCTTTCCCGTCGACTATGAAGTGGGCGTCGACGGCCTGTCGCTGCCCCTTGTCCTGCTGACGACCCTCGTCACGGCGATGGCGGCGGCGGCGTCGGTGCACGTCCGCCAGAACCTGAAAACCTACTTCGTTTGCTTTCTCCTGCTGGAAGTGGGCATGCTCGGCGTGTTCACGAGCCAGAACCTGTTCTTGTTCTTCCTCTTCTTCGAGCTGACGCTGATCCCGATGTTCTTCCTCATTTCGAAGTGGGGCTACCTCGAGCGGGAGAAGGCCGCCCTCCATTTTCTCGTCTACAACGGTGTCGGGTCGGCGCTGCTCTTCTTGGCCATCCTGACGTTGTTCGTGCGGGTGGGCGACCTGTCCTTCACCCGCGTGGCCAAGGCGCTCACTCAGGGGGCGCCGCTGCCCCTCTTGTCCGACACGTTGGCGCTGGTCCTCTTCGTGCTCCTGGTGGTTGCCTTCGGGGTGAAGCTGCCTCTCTTTCCGTTCCACACGTGGATGCTCCGCGTCCACGTGCAGGCGCCGCCGCCTGTGGTGATGCTGCACTCCGGCATCCAGCTGAAGATGGGCGCCTACGGGCTGTTGCGCATGGGCGTCGGCTTTTTCCCGGAGGTGGCCGCGAAGCTGGCCACGCTCTTGGCCGTGTGGGGACTGGTCAACGTCCTGTACGGCGCGGTGCTCGCCCTGGTGCAGCGCGACCTGAAGCGCGTCTTTGCCTACTCGTCCATCAGCCACATGGGCATCGTGCTCCTGGGCCTGGCGGCGATGAACGCGACGGGGTTCACCGGCGCGGTGTTCCAGGCGGTGTCCCACGGGTTCATCTCGGCGCTGCTGTTCCTCCTGGTCGGCGTGATCTGGGAGCGCACCGGCACGTCGACGGTGACGGAGATGGGCGGCCTGGCCAAGTCGATGCCCGTCGCCTCGGGCATGCTGCTGGCCGCGGCGATGGCCTCGCTGGGCCTACCCGGGATGTCGGGGTTTATCAGCGAATTCCTCGCCTTCCTCGGCCTGTTCCGCGTCCAGCCGGCCCTGGCGGCGGTGGGGGCCCTCGGCATCGTCCTGGCGGCGGCGTACCTCCTGCGGGCCGTGCTCCGCACCACCTTCGGCCCGACGCCGGAGCATCTGGCCGGGCTGCGCGACGCCACCGCCGTTGAGGTGGTGCCGATGCTCGTGCTCCTCGCCTTCATCGTGCTCCTTGGCGTCTGGCCGGCCGTGCTGGGCGATGTGCTCCACCATGCCGTGCAAACCTTGGCCGCAGCCCTGCCCGGGCGGATCGGAGGGTGA